The following proteins come from a genomic window of Candidatus Omnitrophota bacterium:
- a CDS encoding NAD-dependent epimerase/dehydratase family protein — protein MDQEFQKALVTGGAGFIGSELTRQLRDYGMQTTVVDNLVNGHRENLEEILGDEVQLETVDIRDCECIAELIQDVDIVYHLACLGVRHSIHSPIENHEVNAAASLHLLDLAQKACVKRFVYVSTSEVYGTAQWAPMTEQHPTMPMTVYGASKLAGECYARAYYRSYGYPTVIVRPFNAYGPRCHHEGDSGEVIPKFMLRCMAGLPMVVFGDGTQTRDFTFVSDTARGILLAGLCDEAVGQTINLGSSKEIAVNHLAEIVAEAVGKPCAPIIHDIPRPGDVLRLYADSSLARDLFGFTPEIDLKQGLMKLKAWYESQGRSPQELLSQELVRNWEVK, from the coding sequence ATGGATCAAGAATTTCAAAAAGCGTTGGTAACCGGCGGCGCTGGATTCATCGGCTCCGAATTGACGCGCCAGCTGCGGGATTATGGGATGCAGACGACCGTGGTAGACAACCTGGTCAACGGCCACCGCGAAAATCTGGAAGAGATTCTCGGCGACGAGGTGCAGCTGGAAACAGTGGACATCCGAGATTGCGAATGTATAGCCGAATTGATCCAGGACGTGGATATCGTTTACCATCTCGCTTGCCTGGGAGTGCGCCATTCCATCCATTCCCCCATCGAAAATCACGAAGTCAACGCCGCCGCCAGTTTGCATTTATTGGACCTTGCCCAAAAAGCGTGCGTGAAGCGCTTCGTCTATGTCTCCACCTCTGAAGTTTACGGCACAGCCCAATGGGCGCCGATGACGGAACAGCATCCTACGATGCCCATGACGGTTTATGGCGCCTCCAAGCTGGCGGGCGAGTGTTACGCCCGCGCTTACTATCGTTCTTACGGTTATCCCACGGTGATCGTGCGCCCGTTCAACGCCTATGGTCCCCGCTGCCATCACGAAGGCGACAGCGGCGAGGTCATCCCCAAGTTCATGCTGCGCTGCATGGCCGGTCTGCCGATGGTCGTCTTCGGCGACGGAACCCAAACGCGCGATTTTACCTTCGTCAGCGATACGGCGCGGGGGATTTTATTGGCGGGATTATGTGATGAAGCTGTTGGCCAGACTATCAATTTAGGCAGTTCCAAAGAAATCGCCGTCAACCATCTCGCTGAAATCGTAGCGGAAGCCGTGGGAAAACCCTGCGCTCCCATCATCCATGACATCCCCCGCCCCGGCGACGTTCTGCGCCTATACGCCGACAGCTCCCTGGCCCGCGATCTTTTCGGCTTCACGCCGGAAATCGATTTGAAGCAAGGCTTGATGAAATTGAAAGCATGGTACGAAAGCCAGGGACGTTCGCCACAAGAACTATTATCGCAAGAACTTGTTCGCAATTGGGAAGTGAAATAA
- a CDS encoding type 1 glutamine amidotransferase: MKETMRFLIVDGYSKQSRDELEAAGMSLAWDLYAKMLQRHLPAAEYAVLLPTDPGVDAPTDQEIESYAGILWTGCNLTIYDENDASVKSQLQLARKAYELGTPGFGSCWGIQMAAYAAGGKVEANPKGREMGIARKIQLTPEGRNHPMFEGKESTFIGFISHLDHITELPPGGIRLAGNDFTHVQAIAVTHKKGTFWGVQYHPEYDLHEMARLIVAREPKLIPGGFFKDHDDLMQYVEKMEALNEQPERKDLRWQLAIDNDVLSPDVRQQEFANWIKYVVLPRID; encoded by the coding sequence ATGAAAGAAACGATGCGTTTTTTGATCGTCGACGGCTACTCTAAACAGAGCCGCGACGAGTTGGAAGCGGCGGGCATGAGCCTGGCTTGGGATCTTTACGCAAAGATGCTGCAACGCCATCTGCCCGCGGCGGAATACGCCGTTTTGCTGCCTACTGATCCCGGCGTGGACGCGCCGACGGATCAAGAGATCGAATCCTATGCCGGAATTCTATGGACGGGCTGCAATTTGACGATTTACGACGAAAACGACGCCAGCGTGAAGAGCCAACTGCAACTGGCGCGCAAAGCCTACGAACTGGGAACGCCCGGCTTTGGCAGCTGCTGGGGCATTCAGATGGCGGCCTATGCGGCGGGCGGCAAGGTGGAAGCCAATCCTAAAGGGCGGGAGATGGGCATCGCCCGAAAGATTCAACTGACGCCGGAAGGGCGGAATCATCCCATGTTCGAGGGCAAAGAATCGACGTTCATCGGCTTCATCAGCCATTTGGATCATATCACCGAATTGCCGCCGGGAGGGATTCGGCTGGCGGGCAACGATTTCACTCATGTGCAAGCTATCGCCGTGACCCATAAAAAAGGGACGTTTTGGGGCGTTCAATATCACCCGGAATATGACCTGCATGAAATGGCGCGGCTGATCGTGGCGCGCGAGCCGAAGCTGATCCCCGGCGGATTCTTCAAGGATCATGACGATTTGATGCAATATGTGGAAAAAATGGAAGCGCTTAATGAACAGCCGGAACGCAAGGATTTGCGCTGGCAACTGGCGATCGACAACGACGTGCTCTCGCCGGACGTCCGGCAGCAGGAATTCGCCAACTGGATCAAATACGTCGTTCTTCCACGAATAGATTAA
- a CDS encoding M28 family peptidase, which yields MNLPNLYKTFVQSLSADAVLENAKKLWEWNRWSNFKNYNDAAEHILQCFNEYGVQSECVDLPADGKSGFGDAIMPLAWNCQEAVVEVVSPMPIVLCRREETPLCIGMWSPPTGEEGIEADLIVVDDPARLETMDVKGKWILTQGRFQDVRRAAAKGEAVGVLSGWLPNESRSDTQWIGSNTDLSGGWGTRENEKPVIAIAIKPTQAEDLKTMSDGQTVRIKAVIKSELSAGILPFIHASIPGEPGEQEVLVITPLFGPGANYNAVGAASLLEACRLLQSKIEKNVLPRPKRTIRFLFAPKLYGSIAFAHDGKVHLQKTLCALCLETGAGNPDRAWCRWTLHPTTSAQRHFVNGLVWNICRNYLQEWRPQRFMEKRPFSLLADVFFNDPAIGVPTAWLHGGTEAECKYTSADILDAVDRRSCIDLTAAAASVLYLAASAGAADMPHLAYWNYAFSQEIFQEDVQYFLDRAAKADGLADIKEILTEAMRHFPLRTSLESKGLQSLERLVKDAASAPEWDSVHELLGSLNDLGDSALALIRARLEARGAEMGKEASDIQPLEKTVEDERKPKRVEGVIGTIMLDPLPYDQWTTPIKRSPRCNLPFILAWWLADGERTIAEIERLVHLDARGYRECIPAWFTFLEKAGYVKFGVGEG from the coding sequence GTGAATCTTCCCAACCTGTATAAAACCTTCGTGCAGTCCTTATCCGCCGACGCCGTGTTGGAGAACGCCAAGAAACTATGGGAATGGAACCGTTGGTCTAATTTCAAGAATTACAACGACGCCGCCGAGCATATTTTGCAATGCTTCAACGAATACGGCGTGCAAAGCGAATGCGTCGATCTGCCTGCGGACGGCAAGTCCGGATTCGGCGACGCCATCATGCCGTTGGCCTGGAATTGCCAGGAAGCCGTGGTGGAAGTCGTTTCGCCCATGCCGATTGTTCTCTGCCGACGCGAGGAGACGCCTTTGTGCATCGGCATGTGGTCGCCGCCCACCGGCGAGGAGGGGATTGAGGCCGATCTCATCGTCGTGGACGATCCCGCACGCTTAGAGACGATGGACGTTAAGGGAAAGTGGATTTTGACGCAAGGCCGTTTTCAAGACGTTAGGCGCGCGGCGGCCAAAGGCGAAGCCGTTGGAGTGCTCAGCGGTTGGCTGCCCAACGAGTCGCGCTCCGATACGCAATGGATCGGCTCCAACACGGACCTTTCTGGCGGCTGGGGAACGCGGGAAAACGAAAAGCCCGTCATCGCCATCGCCATAAAGCCCACGCAGGCGGAAGACCTCAAGACCATGTCGGACGGCCAGACCGTGCGCATCAAGGCCGTTATTAAATCCGAATTATCCGCCGGGATTCTGCCGTTCATCCACGCTTCCATTCCCGGCGAGCCGGGCGAGCAGGAGGTTCTCGTTATAACGCCTCTCTTCGGTCCCGGCGCCAACTACAACGCCGTCGGCGCCGCATCGCTGCTTGAAGCCTGCCGACTCTTGCAATCCAAAATCGAAAAGAACGTTCTGCCCCGTCCTAAGCGGACGATCCGGTTTCTCTTCGCTCCCAAGCTATACGGCTCCATCGCCTTCGCCCACGACGGCAAGGTGCATTTGCAAAAAACGCTCTGCGCGCTCTGTCTGGAAACGGGCGCGGGCAATCCCGACCGCGCTTGGTGCCGCTGGACGCTGCATCCCACCACTTCCGCCCAACGCCATTTCGTCAACGGCCTGGTTTGGAACATTTGCCGGAATTATCTGCAGGAATGGCGGCCGCAGCGATTCATGGAAAAGCGCCCCTTCTCGCTTTTGGCGGACGTATTCTTCAACGATCCAGCCATCGGCGTTCCTACCGCCTGGCTGCATGGCGGGACGGAAGCGGAATGCAAATATACCAGCGCCGACATTCTCGATGCCGTGGATCGCCGCTCCTGCATCGACTTGACGGCGGCGGCGGCATCGGTTCTCTACCTGGCCGCCAGCGCCGGGGCGGCGGATATGCCGCATCTGGCTTATTGGAATTACGCCTTTTCGCAGGAAATTTTTCAGGAAGACGTTCAGTATTTTCTCGACCGCGCCGCCAAGGCGGATGGTCTGGCGGATATCAAGGAAATCCTCACGGAAGCTATGCGCCATTTTCCCTTGCGCACCAGTTTGGAATCGAAAGGATTGCAATCGCTGGAACGGCTGGTCAAAGACGCCGCCTCGGCGCCGGAATGGGACAGCGTCCACGAACTGCTGGGATCGCTCAACGACCTGGGCGACTCGGCGCTGGCGCTGATTCGCGCCCGCCTGGAAGCGCGGGGAGCGGAGATGGGCAAGGAAGCGTCCGATATACAGCCGCTGGAAAAAACGGTGGAGGACGAAAGGAAGCCGAAGCGGGTGGAAGGCGTCATCGGAACCATCATGCTCGATCCCCTGCCCTACGATCAATGGACGACGCCGATAAAACGCTCGCCGCGCTGCAACCTGCCTTTCATCCTCGCCTGGTGGCTGGCGGATGGAGAGCGAACCATCGCCGAAATCGAACGCCTGGTTCATCTGGACGCAAGAGGCTACCGCGAGTGCATCCCCGCTTGGTTTACCTTTTTGGAGAAGGCGGGGTATGTGAAGTTTGGGGTGGGGGAAGGGTGA
- the dnaG gene encoding DNA primase — protein MALDRVKEEILDKADIVEIVSHYVHLQNKGGRFIGLCPFHKEKTPSFHVHPDRGFFHCFGCGKGGNAIDFLMAMENLTYGEARRHLAQKLGIRIESDGPKRVHEEIDRFQVMDMAAQLFAKWLPANAKASEYVQSRGLTPESIKRFGIGFAPDAWDSLYLALKQRNIPEKVQEELGLTIPRQQGSGYYDRFRNRVMFPIRNTLGRTIAFGGRAMSSDDPAKYLNTNDTPLFNKSKVLYLLDQAKSVLKERGAILVEGYMDAISLHIHGFVQTVASLGTALTKEHLNILKRYTNRFTLLYDGDNAGINAAKKGVETFFELGLPVRTAVLPQGLDPDDFIKAEGAEALQRLLDKAVDGFEFYLNLGLQGRDPASPQGKSEIVEFMLPLVARIPDGFIRKDYIQAIAVRIGSEIAALEASIQQKLQQSIYKTNASQEAAPAAVAKKTPLQCAKESLIRLLAFHQGLITPDGMESAQRPPLFSEDELHKEIPPLLNALFERSSLDALLIVLMKEAKLSGKSGAAQLDALFPENKDLSAFLAIAEAEPLPGKEKDLRKVHDETLKCLRDEAEKRRREEIVRQAGGDPQKVLQAMNEMIFSNRKGNTSESSQPV, from the coding sequence ATGGCTTTGGATCGGGTTAAGGAAGAGATTCTCGATAAAGCGGATATCGTGGAGATCGTTTCCCATTACGTTCATTTGCAGAACAAGGGGGGACGGTTCATCGGTTTATGCCCTTTTCATAAAGAGAAAACGCCATCGTTTCACGTCCATCCCGACCGAGGATTTTTTCATTGTTTCGGCTGCGGCAAGGGGGGCAACGCCATCGACTTCCTTATGGCGATGGAAAACCTGACGTATGGGGAAGCGCGGCGGCATCTGGCGCAAAAGCTAGGCATCCGCATCGAATCCGACGGCCCCAAGCGGGTGCACGAGGAGATCGACCGCTTCCAGGTCATGGATATGGCGGCTCAACTCTTCGCCAAATGGCTTCCCGCCAACGCCAAGGCGTCCGAATACGTCCAATCGCGCGGTTTGACGCCGGAATCTATCAAACGCTTCGGCATTGGCTTTGCGCCGGACGCCTGGGACAGCCTCTATCTTGCGTTAAAACAAAGAAACATCCCCGAAAAAGTACAGGAAGAATTGGGACTGACGATTCCCCGACAGCAGGGCAGCGGCTATTACGACCGTTTTCGCAACCGCGTCATGTTTCCCATCCGAAATACGCTGGGGCGAACCATCGCCTTTGGCGGACGCGCTATGAGTTCCGACGATCCGGCGAAATATCTCAACACCAACGACACGCCGCTGTTCAATAAATCCAAAGTGCTGTATTTGTTGGATCAGGCCAAAAGCGTTCTCAAGGAGCGGGGCGCCATCCTCGTCGAAGGCTATATGGACGCTATTTCGCTGCATATTCATGGATTCGTCCAAACCGTCGCCAGTTTGGGTACGGCGTTGACCAAGGAGCATTTGAACATTCTCAAGCGCTATACAAACCGCTTTACGCTGCTTTACGACGGCGATAACGCCGGGATCAACGCCGCGAAAAAGGGAGTGGAGACGTTTTTCGAATTGGGATTGCCGGTGCGCACGGCCGTGTTGCCCCAAGGTTTGGATCCCGACGATTTCATCAAGGCGGAAGGCGCCGAGGCGTTGCAGCGGCTGCTCGACAAGGCTGTGGATGGATTCGAATTCTATTTGAATTTGGGATTGCAGGGGCGCGATCCCGCCTCGCCGCAGGGCAAAAGCGAAATTGTGGAGTTCATGCTGCCGCTCGTGGCGCGTATTCCCGACGGATTTATCCGCAAAGATTATATTCAAGCCATCGCCGTGAGAATCGGCAGCGAAATCGCGGCGCTGGAAGCCTCCATTCAACAGAAATTGCAACAAAGCATTTACAAAACGAACGCATCGCAAGAAGCCGCTCCCGCGGCGGTTGCCAAGAAGACGCCGCTTCAGTGCGCCAAGGAATCGCTGATCCGCCTGCTGGCGTTTCATCAAGGCTTGATTACGCCGGATGGGATGGAATCGGCGCAGAGGCCGCCTTTGTTCTCCGAGGACGAATTGCATAAGGAAATTCCTCCGCTTTTAAATGCGCTTTTCGAACGATCTTCCTTGGATGCTTTATTGATCGTTTTGATGAAAGAGGCCAAACTGTCCGGCAAGAGCGGCGCGGCGCAGCTCGATGCGCTGTTTCCGGAAAACAAGGATTTATCGGCCTTTCTCGCCATTGCGGAAGCGGAGCCGCTTCCCGGCAAGGAAAAAGACCTGCGCAAAGTCCATGACGAAACGCTGAAGTGTTTGCGGGATGAAGCCGAAAAGCGCCGCCGCGAAGAGATCGTGCGCCAAGCGGGCGGCGATCCCCAAAAAGTATTGCAAGCAATGAACGAAATGATCTTCTCGAATAGAAAGGGAAATACCAGTGAATCTTCCCAACCTGTATAA
- a CDS encoding sigma-70 family RNA polymerase sigma factor, producing MAANREDFAAELAERHGRMVYTAAYRILGDADDAEDVLQDVFLKLLRTDGSLLRSDAVREWGAYLRVMAVRCAVDFLRRDRLHRSENTESFEQLAAPAEYNPHRLAEQKQMAALLRQALQSLSEREAQIFALRYFEELSYEEIAAQLDLNTTLVGVVLHRARQRLREILQPSLLPQEYGSKSENSIHPGKECDPCPIRP from the coding sequence ATGGCGGCTAATCGCGAAGACTTCGCGGCGGAATTGGCCGAGCGGCATGGCCGCATGGTTTATACGGCGGCTTACCGGATTCTTGGCGACGCCGATGACGCCGAAGACGTTCTCCAGGACGTTTTTTTGAAACTGTTGAGAACGGACGGCTCTCTTTTGCGCTCGGACGCCGTAAGAGAGTGGGGGGCTTATTTGCGCGTAATGGCAGTGCGTTGCGCCGTGGATTTTTTACGCCGGGATCGGTTACATAGAAGCGAAAACACCGAATCGTTCGAACAATTAGCCGCTCCAGCCGAATACAATCCCCATCGGCTGGCGGAGCAGAAACAAATGGCGGCGCTACTACGCCAAGCATTGCAATCGCTCTCCGAACGCGAAGCGCAAATTTTCGCCCTGCGCTATTTCGAAGAACTCTCCTACGAGGAAATCGCTGCGCAGTTGGATTTGAATACGACTCTCGTAGGCGTTGTTCTGCACCGCGCCCGCCAGCGCCTGCGGGAAATTCTGCAACCATCGCTGCTTCCGCAAGAATACGGATCGAAATCCGAAAACAGCATCCATCCGGGAAAGGAATGCGATCCATGTCCGATTCGCCCATAA
- a CDS encoding DUF1080 domain-containing protein, producing MKKSMFIALLAVAALAPAFVSAQDNPFIGRWALTIPGGGAGYLNIWQDNGYLDGDILWGGGSVVPVSSLCLDNDTLVIQRINAIQRKIKDPVRKLVLGNPLQPDEKGEFAITQQIAEEIIATVKGDEMSLTIYTPQPDGKKYRKYTFNGKRIPDLPPAPDLSKMKFGDPVVLLKTDTLEGWKLLEPRSANGWSVKDGVLTNNPVQERGKPHVSYGNLRTEAEFEDFNLTLEVNIPKGSNSGVYLRGIYEVQVQDDYGRDLDSHHMGAIYSRIRPTVAAEKPAGEWQSLDMTLCDRHATIILNGKMIIDNQPLLGCTGGAMTSNEFVPGPIYLQGDHGTVQYRNIVLKPIVK from the coding sequence ATGAAAAAAAGCATGTTCATTGCATTATTGGCGGTTGCGGCGTTGGCTCCGGCTTTCGTTTCGGCGCAGGACAATCCCTTCATCGGGCGCTGGGCGTTGACGATTCCCGGCGGCGGCGCGGGCTATCTCAATATCTGGCAGGATAACGGCTACCTGGATGGCGACATTCTGTGGGGCGGCGGCAGCGTCGTTCCCGTTTCCAGCCTATGTCTGGACAACGACACGCTGGTCATTCAACGCATCAACGCCATTCAGCGCAAGATCAAAGATCCCGTTCGCAAGCTGGTATTAGGGAATCCCTTGCAACCGGACGAAAAAGGGGAATTCGCCATTACCCAACAAATAGCGGAAGAGATCATAGCCACGGTAAAAGGCGACGAGATGAGCTTGACGATTTATACGCCCCAACCGGACGGTAAAAAATACCGCAAATACACATTCAACGGTAAGCGCATCCCCGATCTGCCCCCGGCGCCGGACCTTTCCAAAATGAAATTCGGCGATCCGGTCGTCCTTCTGAAAACAGATACTCTGGAAGGATGGAAACTGCTGGAGCCGCGAAGCGCCAACGGTTGGAGCGTTAAGGATGGCGTCCTTACAAACAATCCTGTCCAGGAAAGAGGGAAGCCGCATGTCAGTTATGGCAACCTGCGCACGGAAGCCGAATTCGAAGATTTCAACCTGACGCTCGAAGTCAACATACCCAAGGGAAGCAACAGCGGCGTCTATCTTCGCGGCATTTATGAAGTCCAGGTGCAGGACGATTACGGCCGCGATCTTGACTCCCATCACATGGGCGCCATTTACAGCCGCATCCGTCCCACAGTCGCCGCTGAAAAGCCCGCTGGCGAATGGCAAAGCCTTGATATGACCTTATGCGATCGCCACGCCACGATCATCCTGAACGGCAAGATGATCATCGACAATCAACCCCTTCTCGGCTGCACCGGCGGGGCGATGACTTCCAATGAATTCGTTCCCGGGCCGATCTACTTGCAAGGCGATCATGGAACTGTTCAATACCGCAACATCGTATTGAAGCCCATCGTGAAATAG
- a CDS encoding DUF4258 domain-containing protein encodes MNKTFETILQLIERGDVRISDHGYNELRADNISARDVFSSVVEGIVIEDYPDNRKGPCVLVLQKDRLGQAIHTVWGIPKGFSFPAVLITAYKPDPIRWEADFLRRKK; translated from the coding sequence TTGAACAAAACATTCGAGACAATCCTCCAGCTAATTGAAAGAGGAGATGTCAGAATATCGGATCACGGTTATAATGAGCTGAGAGCGGACAATATATCCGCCCGCGACGTCTTCTCTTCTGTCGTCGAAGGAATAGTTATTGAAGATTATCCCGACAATCGGAAAGGGCCTTGCGTCTTGGTTCTCCAAAAGGATCGCTTAGGCCAAGCTATTCATACCGTTTGGGGCATTCCGAAGGGTTTTTCGTTCCCGGCGGTTCTCATAACCGCCTATAAACCAGACCCCATTCGTTGGGAGGCCGATTTTCTACGGAGGAAGAAATGA
- a CDS encoding acyltransferase, producing the protein MIAPDVRLGENVIIYHPELVNLYGCVIGDGCKIGAFVEIRKKVAIGKNVKIQAFAFLPEMVTVEDYVFIGPHVCFTNDKYPRSVNPDGSLMTEEDWEQIPTLVKRGASIGANSTILCGITIGECALVGAGAVVTKDVPDYAIVCGSPARIVGDVREKMEG; encoded by the coding sequence ATGATTGCGCCGGATGTACGCTTAGGCGAAAACGTTATTATCTACCATCCCGAACTGGTCAATCTTTACGGCTGCGTCATCGGCGACGGCTGCAAAATCGGCGCCTTCGTCGAAATCCGTAAAAAGGTCGCCATTGGCAAAAACGTCAAAATTCAGGCTTTCGCTTTCCTTCCCGAAATGGTAACCGTCGAGGATTACGTCTTCATCGGCCCGCATGTCTGCTTTACCAACGACAAATATCCCCGTTCCGTGAATCCCGACGGCAGCCTGATGACGGAAGAGGATTGGGAGCAGATACCCACTCTCGTTAAGCGCGGCGCATCCATCGGCGCCAACTCTACGATTTTATGCGGGATTACTATAGGAGAATGCGCTCTCGTCGGCGCGGGGGCGGTGGTGACGAAGGACGTCCCCGATTACGCCATCGTCTGCGGCTCCCCCGCCCGCATTGTAGGGGACGTAAGGGAGAAGATGGAGGGGTGA
- the purE gene encoding 5-(carboxyamino)imidazole ribonucleotide mutase, with protein MKVSILMGSPSDLPKMKGAAIALKQFGVAWEARVMSAHRSPAVVESYVREAPKNGVRIFICGAGLAAHLAGCVAGQTHLPVIGVPLSSGGLNGQDALFSTVQMPKGVPVATVAIDGAFNAGLLAVQMLALSDEKLTAELLAWKKSQEEAVLEADKKAQETIAETF; from the coding sequence ATGAAAGTATCTATTCTCATGGGCAGTCCTTCCGATCTTCCTAAAATGAAAGGCGCCGCCATTGCTTTAAAACAGTTCGGCGTCGCATGGGAAGCGAGGGTTATGTCCGCCCACCGATCCCCTGCCGTCGTCGAGAGTTATGTCCGCGAGGCGCCTAAAAACGGCGTCCGCATTTTCATTTGCGGCGCCGGTCTGGCCGCCCATCTGGCTGGATGCGTGGCGGGGCAGACCCACTTGCCGGTAATCGGCGTACCTCTCTCCAGCGGCGGTCTTAATGGCCAGGACGCCCTCTTTTCCACCGTTCAAATGCCCAAAGGCGTTCCCGTAGCGACTGTCGCCATCGATGGAGCCTTTAACGCCGGTCTCCTTGCCGTGCAGATGCTGGCCCTATCTGACGAAAAATTAACCGCCGAACTCCTCGCATGGAAAAAATCCCAAGAAGAGGCGGTTTTAGAGGCGGATAAAAAAGCGCAGGAAACCATTGCCGAAACGTTTTGA
- a CDS encoding redoxin domain-containing protein, giving the protein MKKTACLLFLFAFVLALPALGAEIKKVNEMKIGDKAPDFKLPGADGRDYALKDFKDAAILVVIFTCNHCPTAQAYEERIIKIVADYKDKAVAFVAISPNDPKALRLDELGYTDLSDTLPEMKIRAEQRQFNFPYLFDGEKQDVSRAYGPTATPHVFIFDKERKLRYSGGVDNSEKVEKADAPYVRNALDALLAGKPVPEETTRRMGCSIKWSEKRDDVKKALERWAAEEVSIDSISTPQILELMKNDSPKLRLVNFWATWCPPCVVEFPDLVETNRMYRHRDFEMISISLNDIEDKEKSLSFLKKKEASSKNYILVDGEDPDKLIEGVGNGWEGSIPFTLLIRPGGEVVFKHLGAVDPVELRTAIVEILGRIYK; this is encoded by the coding sequence ATGAAAAAAACGGCTTGTTTACTTTTTCTCTTCGCCTTTGTTCTCGCTCTTCCCGCTCTTGGCGCGGAAATCAAAAAGGTCAACGAAATGAAAATCGGCGACAAGGCGCCCGATTTCAAACTTCCCGGCGCCGATGGACGCGATTATGCGCTGAAAGACTTCAAGGATGCCGCTATTCTCGTCGTTATTTTCACTTGTAACCACTGCCCCACCGCCCAGGCCTATGAAGAACGGATAATAAAGATCGTGGCCGATTACAAGGACAAAGCCGTCGCCTTCGTCGCCATTTCTCCCAACGATCCCAAAGCCCTGCGCTTGGACGAGCTGGGCTATACCGATCTCAGCGATACTCTGCCGGAGATGAAAATTCGCGCCGAGCAGCGCCAGTTTAATTTCCCTTATCTCTTCGACGGCGAAAAACAGGATGTTTCCCGCGCTTACGGCCCCACGGCTACGCCTCACGTTTTTATCTTCGATAAGGAACGCAAACTGCGCTATTCCGGCGGCGTCGATAATTCGGAAAAAGTGGAGAAGGCTGACGCGCCTTACGTGCGCAACGCCCTCGACGCCCTGCTGGCAGGCAAACCGGTTCCCGAAGAAACCACCCGCCGCATGGGATGCTCCATCAAATGGTCCGAGAAGCGCGATGACGTGAAAAAAGCCCTGGAACGTTGGGCCGCCGAAGAAGTATCCATCGATTCCATCTCCACTCCCCAAATTCTGGAATTGATGAAAAACGATTCTCCAAAACTGCGGCTCGTTAATTTTTGGGCTACCTGGTGCCCGCCCTGCGTTGTGGAATTTCCCGACCTCGTCGAAACCAACCGCATGTACCGCCACCGCGATTTCGAGATGATTTCCATCAGCCTCAACGACATCGAGGACAAGGAAAAGAGCCTGTCTTTCCTCAAAAAGAAGGAAGCCTCCAGTAAAAACTATATTTTAGTTGACGGCGAAGACCCGGATAAACTTATCGAGGGAGTGGGCAACGGATGGGAAGGATCCATTCCCTTTACGTTGTTGATTCGTCCCGGCGGTGAAGTTGTTTTCAAACATCTCGGCGCCGTCGATCCAGTGGAACTGAGAACCGCTATCGTCGAAATACTGGGACGCATCTACAAATAA